One window from the genome of Montipora foliosa isolate CH-2021 chromosome 5, ASM3666993v2, whole genome shotgun sequence encodes:
- the LOC138003161 gene encoding piggyBac transposable element-derived protein 4-like: protein MASKPKRACRQVLTTDEILQYVLEAGSGSDDDIDTGGIPADEESDLDRELGLVSDDSSDEDFVPDKLPPPGDSGPDDQTGVAASPVTPPTVDPQPGPSHADDTAASGPLSSASFYDAAAARPRVRRHPIPAPVAPAIAQGGGSKGWTRAVGSRGGMGRRRGRGRGCVGGQGDAVPEVFQSYDDKDDGNALPAFTPDRPPGVHFDVPLLRSTMVKAVDFFNLYFTVDMIDFIVNHTNSYAWEHITDNSHRSYALPDGSWQETNRDEIRRLIALLIYFGIVKVGSSVDKYWSTKSLYHGLWARSIMSRHRYFALMAMLHVVDPASEDATDKLREVDSFVKYFKTRCLSLYQPRQNVAIDERMVKSRHRSGIRQYIKDKPTKWGIKLWVLADSSNGYTIDFNVYIGKAAGRQVSANGLGYDVVMKLMTPLFSQGYHLYVDNFYTSLTLFKDLFARGVAATGTALETRRDFPVNLKNGKEWAKNKVRGSMRWERDRPCLALQWLDNKVVSVITTIDNANVKTEVNRKIRIDGKWSLKKVPQPGAISNYNKFMNAVDRSDQILGTNSVLRKCMKWWKTLFFHLIDMSVVNSFILFKEHQTKFPDREGLKRPANYNITNFREDIVRQLCDFEEVEQPPAHSTQRPVPPPVRSFVTEHLPRSSLERRNCVVCYKLHKIELRVNTFCSAPQCGCYMHLTAGRDCFAIYHSAEYHK from the exons ATGGCCTCCAAACCGAAGCGTGCTTGCAGACAAGTTCTGACCACAGACGAAATTTTGCAGTACGTTTTGGAAGCTGGAAGTGGCTCAGATGACGATATAGACACAGGAGGGATTCCGGCCGATGAAGAGAGTGACTTGGATCGCGAACTTGGCCTTGTTAGTGACGATTCAAG tgACGAAGATTTCGTGCCGGATAAGTTGCCCCCTCCTGGAGATAGTGGGCCAGATGATCAAACGGGGGTGGCTGCTTCTCCAG TTACACCCCCAACAGTGGACCCTCAGCCTGGCCCCAGTCATGCTGATGACACTGCTGCTTCAG GTCCTCTAAGTTCTGCATCATTTTATGATGCAGCAGCGGCCAGACCACGTGTACGTCGCCATCCCATTCCAG CTCCTGTTGCCCCTGCTATTGCCCAAGGAGGTGGAAGTAAAGGTTGGACAAGAGCAGTTGGCTCACGAGGTGGAATGGGACGTCGACGTGGACGTGGTCGTGGTTGTGTTGGAGGACAGGGAGACGCAGTGCCAGAGGTCTTCCAGTCATATGATGATAAAGACGATGGGAATGCTTTGCCGGCATTCACTCCTGACCGTCCGCCTGGTGTCCATTTTGATGTCCCCCTTCTGCGGTCAACGATGGTCAAGGCAGTTGacttttttaatttatattttactGTAGATATGATTGATTTTATTGTAAACCATACTAATAGTTATGCATGGGAACATATAACTGATAATTCACATAGGTCCTATGCGCTGCCTGATGGGAGCTGGCAAGAAACCAATCGTGATGAGATCAGAAGATTGATAGCTTTGCTCATCTATTTTGGTATCGTCAAGGTTGGCTCCAGCGTAGATAAGTACTGGAGTACAAAGTCGCTTTACCACGGCTTGTGGGCTAGGAGTATAATGAGTAGGCATAGATATTTTGCATTGATGGCTATGCTACATGTGGTTGACCCTGCTAGTGAAGATGCAACGGACAAGTTAAGAGAAGTAGAttcttttgtaaaatatttcaaaactaGGTGCCTGAGTTTGTACCAACCCAGGCAAAATGTCGCTATTGATGAGCGCATGGTTAAGTCTAGACATAGGTCAGGAATTAGGCAATACATCAAGGACAAGCCCACAAAGTGGGGAATCAAACTGTGGGTGCTGGCAGACAGCTCAAATGGCTATACCATTGACTTCAATGTCTACATTGGTAAAGCTGCAGGGCGGCAAGTCAGTGCAAATGGGCTTGGCTATGATGTAGTAATGAAGCTGATGACCCCCCTTTTCAGTCAAGGCTATCACTTGTATGTAGACAACTTCTATACTTCTCTTACTCTTTTCAAGGACTTGTTTGCTCGTGGTGTAGCTGCCACCGGGACAGCTCTAGAAACAAGAAGAGATTTTCCGGTAAATCTCAAAAATGGCAAGGAATGGGCCAAGAATAAGGTTAGGGGAAGTATGAGATGGGAAAGAGACCGCCCCTGCCTTGCATTACAGTGGTTAGACAATAAAGTAGTTTCAGTTATAACCACTATTGACAATGCAAATGTCAAGACAGAGGTCAATCGCAAAATTAGGATTGATGGCAAGTGGAGCTTAAAGAAGGTACCACAGCCTGGTGCAATTTCTAATTATAACAAGTTTATGAATGCTGTTGACCGGTCAGACCAGATATTAGGAACAAATAGTGTGCTTCGGAAGTGCATGAAGTGGTGGAAGACTTTATTCTTCCACCTAATAGACATGTCTGTGGTCAACAGCTTCATTTTATTCAAAGAACACCAGACAAAATTTCCTGACAGGGAGGGCTTGAAACGGCCAGCGAATTACAATATCACTAATTTCCGAGAGGATATTGTAAGACAGCTGTGTGATTTTGAAGAGGTAGAACAACCACCAGCACACAGCACTCAAAggccagtcccccctccagtaAGGTCCTTTGTGACGGAACATCTACCAAGGTCTTCACTGGAGAGGAGAAATTGTGTGGTGTGCTATAAGCTACATAAGATCGAATTGAGAGTCAACACATTTTGTA